The Paracoccus sp. MC1862 genome includes a window with the following:
- a CDS encoding tetrahydrofolate dehydrogenase/cyclohydrolase catalytic domain-containing protein, translating into MVEPLKGKAFASSITRSVAQRVTALPGSAPKLAVVLVGNDAASEIRCSQKDPQLPRGWHCSLHHRLPAKAMQAEVAELLSEMNPDPDVAGVLLQLPLPAHLDVMG; encoded by the coding sequence ATGGTTGAACCCCTCAAAGGGAAGGCATTTGCCTCCTCGATCACGCGGTCTGTTGCGCAACGGGTGACAGCTCTGCCCGGCAGCGCCCCCAAGTTGGCGGTGGTTCTGGTCGGCAACGACGCGGCATCGGAGATCCGATGTTCGCAAAAAGATCCGCAACTGCCACGAGGTTGGCATTGCAGCCTGCATCACCGCCTGCCCGCGAAGGCGATGCAGGCCGAGGTGGCCGAGTTGTTGAGCGAGATGAACCCAGACCCGGACGTAGCCGGCGTCCTGCTGCAACTGCCCCTGCCGGCGCATCTGGACGTGATGGGCTGA
- a CDS encoding FAD-binding oxidoreductase, producing MLNDPRSHGLWERTAPAAPVTRILDHDLSADVVIVGAGYTGLSTVLHLAERGVDAVVLEAVEIGFGGAGRNVGLVNAGMWVMPEELVRTLGPDHGNRLIDFLGEGPSHVWDIVSRYGIDCEANHVGTFHAGVGKAGLAELAERARQWRSRGAPVELLDRKATAAMMGTTAYAGALLDRRAGTIQPLAYARGLARAAIGNGARIFTSSPVTGLQREGAGWRLVTPKGSVRAPRVVFATDAYTRHLMQDIRRQQVFLPYFNFATRPLPDEVARSILPGRQGVWDTREVLSSFRFDRQNRLVLGSVGALRNTGTAVHRGWARRALRRIYPQIASVEFEAEWYGTIGMTRDNLPRFHRLDEGIFSFCGYNGRGIAPGTAFGRFMAAWLRGARTDADLPLQPTAPQPVRFAGMRSAWYEAGAQVVHLADARI from the coding sequence ATGCTCAACGATCCCCGCTCTCACGGCCTCTGGGAAAGAACCGCCCCTGCTGCGCCCGTGACCCGCATCCTTGACCACGACCTGTCCGCCGATGTCGTCATCGTCGGGGCGGGCTACACCGGCCTTTCGACGGTGCTGCACCTTGCCGAGAGGGGCGTGGACGCCGTGGTGCTGGAAGCCGTCGAGATCGGCTTCGGCGGTGCCGGGCGCAACGTGGGGCTGGTCAACGCGGGCATGTGGGTGATGCCCGAGGAACTTGTCCGCACGCTCGGGCCGGATCACGGCAACCGGCTGATCGACTTCCTGGGCGAGGGGCCGTCTCATGTCTGGGATATTGTCAGTCGCTATGGCATCGACTGCGAGGCAAACCACGTCGGCACATTTCACGCAGGTGTTGGCAAGGCCGGGCTTGCGGAACTGGCCGAGCGAGCGCGTCAGTGGCGCAGCCGTGGTGCGCCGGTCGAACTGCTGGACCGCAAGGCGACCGCGGCGATGATGGGAACCACAGCCTATGCGGGGGCGCTGCTGGACCGGCGGGCAGGCACCATCCAGCCGCTCGCCTATGCGCGGGGTCTCGCGCGGGCGGCCATCGGCAATGGCGCGCGCATCTTCACCTCCTCGCCCGTGACCGGGCTTCAGCGCGAGGGCGCGGGCTGGCGGCTGGTGACGCCCAAGGGCAGCGTGCGGGCGCCGCGCGTGGTCTTCGCCACCGATGCCTATACCCGCCACCTGATGCAGGACATCCGCCGGCAGCAGGTCTTCCTGCCCTATTTCAACTTCGCCACCCGGCCGCTGCCCGACGAGGTCGCCCGCAGCATCCTGCCCGGTCGGCAGGGCGTCTGGGACACCAGGGAGGTCCTGTCCTCATTCCGCTTCGACCGGCAGAACCGGCTTGTCTTAGGCTCGGTCGGGGCGTTGCGGAACACCGGGACGGCCGTCCACCGGGGCTGGGCGCGCCGCGCGCTGCGGCGGATCTATCCACAGATCGCGTCGGTCGAGTTCGAGGCGGAATGGTACGGCACCATCGGCATGACCCGCGACAACCTTCCGCGCTTTCACAGGCTGGACGAGGGCATCTTCAGCTTCTGCGGCTACAACGGACGCGGCATTGCGCCGGGCACGGCCTTCGGCCGCTTCATGGCCGCCTGGCTGCGGGGCGCGCGGACCGATGCCGACCTGCCGCTGCAACCAACCGCGCCCCAGCCGGTCCGCTTTGCGGGGATGCGCTCGGCCTGGTACGAGGCCGGGGCGCAGGTGGTCCACCTGGCCGACGCACGGATCTGA
- a CDS encoding LysR family transcriptional regulator, with translation MSRSMMPDLTALQAFEAAARYGSFTRAAVELNLTQSAVSRQIKDLEAQLGVALFQRVRQRVVLSSLGERLRPEIERLLSDVERLTLRAASARDVSGHLTIATLPTFGSRWLMPRLPDFLSAHPGMQATIISRSGSFDLAEAGVDVAIHYGKPVWPGATCSFLCTETVLAVVAPGLLADGATLPGTIPLLHLDSRPMLWPQWLAANGGDMADGFRGHRFDQFSLLIEAATAGMGAALLPSYLIEREIAQGDLKVIAGEPLDTDQGYWIVVAEERSSDFLLQGFTAWITRQVGQGEPAASG, from the coding sequence TTGAGCCGCAGCATGATGCCCGACCTGACCGCCCTGCAGGCCTTCGAGGCCGCGGCGCGGTATGGCAGCTTCACCCGCGCCGCCGTCGAGCTGAACCTGACGCAAAGCGCGGTGAGCCGGCAGATCAAGGACCTTGAAGCCCAGCTTGGCGTGGCGCTGTTCCAGCGCGTGCGCCAGCGCGTCGTGCTGTCCAGCCTGGGCGAACGCCTGCGCCCCGAGATCGAGCGCCTGCTGTCGGATGTCGAGCGCCTGACCCTGCGCGCGGCCAGCGCCCGCGACGTGAGCGGGCATCTCACCATCGCGACGCTGCCCACCTTCGGCAGCCGCTGGCTGATGCCCCGCCTGCCGGATTTCCTTTCCGCCCATCCGGGGATGCAGGCGACGATCATCTCGCGCTCGGGCAGCTTCGATCTGGCCGAGGCGGGGGTGGATGTCGCGATCCATTACGGCAAGCCGGTCTGGCCGGGGGCGACCTGCAGCTTCCTGTGCACCGAAACGGTGCTGGCCGTCGTGGCGCCCGGGCTGCTCGCGGACGGCGCGACCCTGCCGGGGACGATCCCGCTGCTGCATCTCGACTCGCGGCCGATGCTGTGGCCGCAATGGCTTGCCGCAAACGGCGGCGACATGGCGGACGGCTTCCGGGGGCACCGCTTCGACCAGTTCTCGCTGCTGATCGAGGCGGCGACCGCGGGCATGGGCGCGGCCCTGCTGCCCAGCTACCTGATCGAGCGCGAGATCGCCCAGGGCGACCTGAAGGTCATCGCGGGCGAGCCGCTGGACACCGACCAGGGCTACTGGATCGTCGTGGCCGAGGAACGCAGCTCCGATTTCTTGCTCCAAGGCTTCACCGCCTGGATCACCCGACAGGTCGGACAAGGTGAACCAGCCGCGAGTGGCTGA
- a CDS encoding VOC family protein: protein MTRSSKVSPDHIRARFSAAMSAMCREEVPAYGTLMALVAQVNAEVLERDPQFAADLAETDQLGRISEERHGAIRVGTAQELATIRRLFAVMGMLPVGYYDLSEAGVPVHSTAFRPVGEAALRTNPFRVFTSLLRLDLIADAGLRAEAGQILSRRNIFTSGCLELIWKAEAEGGLDEPDAARFVAEALETFRWHSDALVSIDLYKRLHDAHRLIADVVSFRGPHINHLTPRTLDIDAVQDRMPAHGITPKAVIEGPPPRRCPILLRQTSFKALQENVAFPGETAVAGSHTARFGEIEARGIALTPRGRALYDRLLDQARARIVPAADGSNAGEYMRVLAEVFTAFPDDWTEIRRQGLGYFEWSLTGRGEVAGNDPEALLAAGVLRCDPIVYEDFLPVSAAGIFQSNLGDGAVQEFRASPNQRRFEADLGVAVLDEFAHYAAIQQASVDACLKARRAA from the coding sequence GTGACCCGCAGCAGCAAAGTTTCCCCGGACCATATCCGTGCCCGCTTCTCGGCCGCCATGTCGGCCATGTGCCGCGAGGAAGTGCCCGCCTATGGCACGCTCATGGCGCTGGTGGCGCAGGTCAATGCCGAGGTGCTGGAGCGCGACCCGCAATTCGCCGCCGACCTGGCCGAGACGGACCAGTTGGGCCGCATCTCGGAAGAGCGGCACGGCGCGATCCGCGTCGGCACCGCGCAGGAACTGGCGACAATCCGGCGCCTTTTCGCGGTCATGGGCATGCTCCCGGTCGGCTATTACGATCTCAGCGAGGCGGGCGTTCCGGTTCATTCCACCGCCTTCCGCCCGGTGGGCGAGGCCGCCCTGCGCACCAACCCGTTCCGCGTCTTCACCTCGCTCCTGCGGCTCGACCTGATCGCGGACGCGGGCCTGCGGGCCGAGGCCGGACAGATCCTGTCGCGCCGCAACATCTTCACCTCCGGCTGCCTTGAGCTGATCTGGAAGGCCGAGGCCGAGGGGGGCCTGGACGAACCCGACGCCGCCCGTTTCGTGGCCGAGGCGCTGGAAACCTTCCGCTGGCATTCCGACGCGCTGGTGTCAATCGATCTTTACAAGCGGCTGCATGACGCCCACCGGCTGATCGCGGACGTGGTGTCCTTCCGGGGGCCGCACATCAACCACCTGACCCCGCGCACGCTGGACATCGACGCCGTGCAGGACCGGATGCCCGCGCATGGCATCACCCCCAAGGCCGTGATCGAGGGGCCGCCCCCGCGCCGCTGCCCGATCCTGCTGCGGCAGACCTCGTTCAAGGCGCTTCAGGAAAACGTCGCCTTTCCCGGCGAGACTGCGGTCGCGGGCTCTCATACCGCCCGCTTCGGCGAGATCGAGGCCCGCGGCATCGCGCTGACGCCCAGGGGTCGCGCCCTTTACGACCGGCTGCTGGATCAGGCCCGCGCCCGGATCGTGCCGGCCGCCGATGGGTCGAACGCGGGCGAATACATGCGGGTCCTGGCCGAGGTCTTCACTGCCTTCCCCGACGACTGGACCGAGATCCGCCGCCAGGGCCTGGGTTATTTCGAATGGTCCCTGACCGGCCGGGGCGAGGTGGCGGGCAACGACCCCGAGGCGCTGCTGGCCGCGGGCGTGCTGCGCTGCGATCCCATCGTCTACGAGGATTTCCTGCCGGTGTCCGCCGCCGGCATCTTCCAGTCGAACCTGGGCGACGGGGCCGTGCAGGAGTTCCGGGCCAGCCCCAACCAGCGCCGGTTCGAAGCCGACCTCGGAGTCGCGGTGCTTGACGAATTCGCCCATTATGCAGCCATCCAGCAGGCGTCCGTGGATGCCTGCCTCAAGGCGCGCCGCGCCGCCTGA
- a CDS encoding aldehyde dehydrogenase family protein, giving the protein MKDEIHDKTYSIASDTQEVLDRLGVDPALYTGGTLKSFSPVTGEQTAALPEHDAAGVAAAIGRAAEAFRVWRQVPAPRRGELVRLLGEELRAAKADLGRLVSIEAGKSPSEGLGEVQEMIDICDFAVGLSRQLYGLTIATERPGHRMMETWHPLGVVGVISAFNFPVAVWSWNTALALVCGDPVVWKPSEKTPLTALASQAILDRAIARFGDAPEGLSQVIIGGREVGEALVDDPRVALVSATGSTRMGRQVGPKVAARFGRSILELGGNNAGIVTPSADLNMALRAIAFGAMGTAGQRCTTMRRLFVHDSVHDQLLPRLIKAYASVSVGNPLTTQALVGPLVDRAAFDAMQAALEAAKAAGGTVHGGGRVTDVAPEAAFYVRPALVEMPAQTGPVLEETFAPILYVMRYGDLDEVIARHNAVGAGLSSSIFTTDLRESEWFLSASGSDCGIANVNIGTSGAEIGGAFGGEKETGGGRESGSDAWKGYMRRATNTVNYSRELPLAQGVVFDI; this is encoded by the coding sequence ATGAAAGACGAAATCCACGACAAGACCTACAGCATCGCCAGCGACACGCAGGAGGTTCTGGACCGGCTGGGCGTCGATCCGGCGCTTTACACCGGCGGCACGCTGAAGAGCTTTTCGCCCGTCACCGGTGAGCAGACCGCCGCGCTGCCCGAGCATGACGCCGCGGGTGTTGCCGCCGCCATCGGCCGCGCCGCCGAGGCGTTCCGCGTCTGGCGCCAGGTTCCCGCGCCGCGCCGGGGCGAGCTGGTCCGTCTGCTGGGCGAGGAACTGCGTGCCGCCAAGGCCGACCTCGGCCGCCTTGTCTCGATCGAGGCGGGCAAGAGCCCGTCCGAGGGCCTGGGCGAAGTGCAGGAGATGATCGACATCTGCGACTTCGCCGTCGGCCTATCGCGGCAGCTTTACGGCCTGACCATCGCGACCGAACGCCCCGGCCACCGGATGATGGAAACCTGGCATCCGCTGGGGGTCGTGGGCGTCATCTCGGCCTTCAACTTCCCCGTGGCCGTCTGGTCCTGGAACACGGCGCTGGCGCTTGTCTGCGGCGATCCCGTGGTCTGGAAGCCTTCCGAGAAGACCCCGCTGACCGCCCTTGCCTCGCAGGCGATCCTGGACCGCGCGATTGCCCGCTTCGGCGACGCGCCCGAGGGGCTGTCGCAGGTCATCATCGGCGGCCGCGAGGTGGGCGAGGCGCTGGTGGACGATCCGCGCGTGGCGCTGGTCTCGGCCACCGGTTCGACCCGAATGGGCCGGCAGGTGGGGCCGAAGGTCGCGGCGCGCTTCGGGCGCTCGATCCTCGAACTCGGCGGCAACAACGCGGGGATCGTCACCCCTTCGGCCGATCTCAACATGGCCCTGCGCGCCATCGCCTTTGGTGCCATGGGCACGGCAGGTCAGCGCTGCACCACCATGCGCCGCCTGTTCGTTCATGACAGCGTCCATGACCAGCTCTTGCCCCGCCTCATCAAGGCCTATGCGTCCGTTTCGGTCGGCAACCCGCTGACCACCCAGGCGCTGGTCGGCCCGCTGGTGGACCGCGCCGCCTTTGACGCGATGCAGGCGGCGCTTGAGGCCGCGAAGGCGGCGGGCGGCACCGTTCATGGCGGCGGGCGCGTGACCGACGTGGCCCCTGAAGCCGCCTTCTACGTCCGTCCCGCGCTGGTCGAGATGCCCGCGCAGACCGGCCCGGTGCTGGAGGAAACCTTTGCCCCGATCCTCTACGTCATGCGCTACGGCGATTTGGACGAGGTGATCGCGCGGCACAACGCTGTCGGCGCGGGGCTGTCGTCCTCGATCTTCACGACCGACCTGCGGGAAAGCGAGTGGTTCCTGTCGGCCTCCGGTTCCGACTGCGGGATCGCCAACGTCAACATCGGCACCTCCGGCGCCGAGATCGGCGGCGCCTTCGGCGGCGAGAAGGAGACCGGCGGCGGCCGCGAAAGCGGTTCGGACGCCTGGAAGGGCTACATGCGCCGCGCCACGAACACGGTGAACTATTCCCGCGAACTGCCGCTGGCGCAGGGCGTCGTGTTCGACATCTGA
- a CDS encoding pyridoxal phosphate-dependent aminotransferase, with protein MDISTTAFRPARRIEDLGVSEILQITARASALKRAGRPVIILGAGEPDFDTPDHIKEAAIAAIRRGETKYTALDGSPELKRAIRGKFRRENGLDFAPNEVTAAAGAKQVLYNAMMASLNEGDEVIIPTPCWTSYFDIVRISGGTPVAVPCGADSGFRLTAAALEAAITPQTRWLLLNSPSNPTGSAYGEADYRPLIEVLERHPHVWLMVDDMYEHIVYDDFRFVTPLALAPWLKARCLTVNGVSKAYAMTGWRLGYAGGPADLIAGMAVVQSQSTSCPSSVTQAAAVAALDGPQDFLPLRRDSFAARRNLVVDALNAITGITCRRPEGAFYTFSSCEGLLGRTTPEGRRIDSDRDFCAWLLETKDVAMVPGTTFGLQGHFRISYATSEAELKEALARIKIACATLV; from the coding sequence ATGGACATCAGCACCACCGCATTCCGCCCGGCGCGGCGGATCGAGGATCTCGGCGTGTCCGAGATCCTTCAGATCACGGCCCGGGCCTCGGCGCTGAAGCGCGCCGGGCGGCCGGTCATCATCCTGGGCGCGGGCGAGCCGGATTTCGACACGCCCGACCACATCAAGGAGGCCGCGATCGCGGCCATCCGCCGGGGCGAGACGAAATACACCGCGCTCGACGGCTCGCCCGAGCTGAAGCGGGCGATCCGCGGCAAGTTCCGGCGCGAGAACGGGCTGGACTTTGCCCCGAACGAGGTCACGGCCGCGGCGGGGGCCAAGCAGGTTCTCTACAACGCGATGATGGCCAGCCTGAACGAAGGCGACGAGGTCATCATTCCGACGCCTTGCTGGACCAGCTACTTCGACATCGTCCGCATCTCGGGCGGCACGCCGGTCGCCGTCCCCTGCGGGGCCGACAGCGGCTTCCGCCTGACCGCCGCGGCGCTGGAAGCGGCGATCACCCCGCAGACCCGCTGGCTGCTGCTCAACTCGCCCTCGAACCCCACCGGCAGCGCCTATGGCGAGGCGGACTACCGCCCATTGATCGAGGTGCTGGAACGCCATCCGCATGTCTGGCTGATGGTCGACGACATGTACGAGCATATCGTCTACGATGATTTCCGCTTCGTCACGCCCTTGGCGCTGGCACCCTGGCTGAAGGCGCGCTGCCTGACTGTGAACGGCGTCAGCAAGGCCTATGCGATGACCGGCTGGCGCCTCGGTTATGCAGGAGGTCCCGCCGATCTGATTGCCGGCATGGCGGTCGTGCAGAGCCAGTCCACCTCTTGCCCGTCCTCGGTCACGCAGGCGGCGGCGGTTGCTGCGCTGGATGGTCCGCAGGACTTCCTTCCCCTGCGGCGGGACAGCTTCGCGGCGCGCCGCAACCTCGTGGTGGATGCCCTGAACGCCATCACCGGCATCACCTGCCGCCGCCCTGAAGGTGCCTTCTACACCTTCTCAAGCTGCGAGGGCCTGCTCGGCCGAACCACGCCCGAGGGCCGGCGCATCGACAGCGACCGCGACTTCTGCGCGTGGCTGCTGGAGACCAAGGATGTCGCGATGGTTCCGGGCACGACCTTCGGGCTGCAGGGGCATTTCCGCATTTCCTACGCGACCTCGGAGGCCGAACTGAAGGAAGCTCTTGCCCGGATCAAGATCGCCTGTGCGACCTTGGTCTGA
- a CDS encoding alpha/beta fold hydrolase: MRKQENEAIIPSHSDWKTTPTRHVEAAGTRFAYRRLGPEGGMPVVLLNHWGGNLDNFDPRIVEGLATDPPVYTLGYQGVGESGGEVRPTVAAMAADTTAVIHALGLDWIDLIGFALGGFIAQQILLDEPDLVRRAILAGTGPAGGTGIDRVGSVSWPLIVKGLVTFRDPKTYLFFTSTPNGRRVARAFVKRLKERISGRDKAVPPAVFLCQLKAITAWGKQSPQLLKTIRLHVLVANGDHDIMVPSTNSKDLARRIPDAELTLFPDAGHGGIFQYHDAFLTKARTFLNA; this comes from the coding sequence TTGCGAAAGCAGGAAAATGAGGCCATCATTCCGAGCCACTCCGACTGGAAGACCACGCCGACCCGGCATGTCGAGGCAGCGGGCACACGCTTTGCCTATCGCCGGCTGGGACCGGAGGGCGGGATGCCCGTGGTTCTGCTCAACCACTGGGGTGGGAACCTCGACAATTTCGATCCGCGTATCGTCGAGGGGCTGGCAACCGACCCGCCTGTCTACACACTCGGCTACCAGGGGGTCGGCGAGTCGGGCGGCGAGGTGCGGCCGACGGTGGCCGCGATGGCGGCCGACACGACCGCCGTCATCCATGCGCTGGGGCTGGACTGGATCGACCTGATCGGCTTCGCGCTTGGCGGGTTCATCGCCCAGCAGATCCTGCTCGACGAACCCGATCTGGTCCGCCGCGCCATCCTGGCGGGCACAGGTCCCGCGGGAGGCACCGGCATCGACAGGGTTGGATCAGTGTCGTGGCCGCTGATCGTGAAGGGTCTGGTCACATTCCGCGATCCCAAGACCTATCTGTTCTTCACGTCCACTCCGAACGGCCGACGCGTCGCCAGAGCCTTCGTCAAGCGGCTCAAGGAACGCATCTCGGGCCGCGACAAGGCGGTGCCGCCGGCCGTGTTCCTCTGTCAGCTGAAGGCGATCACCGCTTGGGGCAAGCAGTCCCCGCAGCTGCTGAAGACGATCCGCCTGCACGTGCTGGTCGCGAACGGCGATCACGACATCATGGTGCCAAGCACGAATTCGAAAGATCTCGCCCGCCGCATTCCAGACGCCGAACTGACCCTGTTTCCAGATGCAGGGCATGGCGGCATCTTCCAGTATCACGACGCCTTTTTGACAAAGGCCAGGACGTTTCTCAACGCATAG
- a CDS encoding NADP-dependent oxidoreductase gives MPDPVPAADEVLIDIHATALNQLDARIRDGALKPILPYKPPLVLGHDLAGVVLSVSAGVRRFKPGDAVFARPRDGHIGTFAERIAVNEANLVPKPSGLSMVEATGVPLVGLTAWQVLVERAKLKKGRKILIHASSGGVGTLAIQLAKHLGATVARTASAGNADLVRSLGADVVVDYRTKDFSTMLSGYDVVLNSLDATTLEKSLNVLKPGGKLISISGPPDPAFAKAQRLNAVTRLVLRLMSAGIRRKAKRARVDYSFLWMHADGGQLSRIARLMEEGHIRPVVDQTFPFEQLNEAMA, from the coding sequence GTGCCCGACCCCGTGCCGGCTGCCGACGAGGTGCTGATCGACATCCACGCGACCGCGCTCAATCAGCTCGACGCCAGAATCCGCGACGGCGCGCTCAAGCCTATCCTGCCCTACAAGCCCCCGTTGGTCCTCGGCCACGACCTTGCCGGCGTCGTCCTGTCAGTGAGTGCCGGCGTGCGCCGGTTCAAACCGGGCGATGCAGTGTTCGCCCGTCCGCGCGATGGTCATATCGGCACCTTCGCCGAACGGATCGCGGTCAACGAGGCCAATCTCGTGCCCAAACCCTCCGGTCTCTCGATGGTGGAGGCCACGGGCGTCCCCCTCGTCGGGCTCACGGCCTGGCAGGTGCTGGTCGAGCGCGCGAAACTGAAAAAGGGTCGGAAGATCCTGATCCATGCCAGTTCGGGCGGCGTCGGCACCCTCGCGATCCAACTCGCCAAGCATCTTGGCGCAACCGTCGCGAGAACCGCGAGTGCAGGCAATGCCGATCTCGTCCGCAGCCTCGGCGCGGACGTGGTGGTCGATTACAGGACGAAGGACTTCTCGACGATGCTGTCGGGCTATGATGTGGTTCTGAACAGCCTCGATGCGACAACGCTGGAGAAATCGCTGAACGTGCTGAAGCCGGGTGGCAAGCTCATCTCCATCTCCGGCCCGCCTGATCCCGCCTTTGCCAAGGCACAGAGGCTGAACGCCGTGACGCGGCTTGTGCTGCGGCTGATGAGCGCCGGTATCCGGCGCAAGGCGAAGCGAGCCCGCGTGGACTATTCGTTCCTGTGGATGCACGCCGATGGCGGGCAGCTCAGCCGGATCGCTAGGCTGATGGAGGAAGGTCACATCCGCCCGGTGGTCGATCAGACCTTCCCGTTCGAGCAACTGAACGAGGCGATGGCGTAG
- a CDS encoding P63C domain-containing protein, whose translation MPDEKSAIEPIDASFDEVVSAIAPRARRKQSVASSNADSDAGPPNEATHRGTLQIGPVSIPCAVLRDGTRILSENGIANALGGRSGAAKRLKTAAAEAGAHVPVFLASKSLSNYVSKDLMDGPLKPISYISGDSEVIGYQAEALPEICNIWLQARQDGVLNEQQADRAQAAEIVMRGLANLGVIALIDEATGYQDTRDRDALQAILDKYLQKEFAAWAKRFPDAFYREIFRLRGWSWNAMSVARPGVVGRYTNDIVYERLAPGILEELQRLNPTHEEGGRARKHHQFLTDDIGHPALAQHLHAVIGLMRASATWEQFKSLLDRAFPKKGTQLQLLLSDD comes from the coding sequence ATGCCTGATGAAAAGAGCGCAATCGAGCCGATTGATGCCAGCTTTGACGAGGTTGTTTCCGCCATCGCGCCTAGGGCCCGAAGGAAGCAGAGCGTGGCTAGCAGCAATGCTGATAGTGACGCAGGACCTCCAAACGAGGCAACCCACAGAGGAACCCTCCAGATAGGGCCCGTGAGCATCCCTTGCGCCGTCTTGCGGGACGGAACTCGTATTCTGTCCGAAAACGGCATCGCCAACGCCCTAGGGGGCAGGAGCGGGGCAGCCAAGCGCCTCAAGACCGCAGCGGCGGAGGCCGGGGCCCATGTGCCTGTTTTTCTGGCCTCAAAGAGCCTTTCTAACTATGTTTCCAAGGATTTGATGGATGGGCCCCTGAAGCCCATAAGCTACATCTCTGGCGACAGTGAAGTGATCGGTTATCAGGCCGAGGCGCTGCCTGAGATATGCAACATCTGGCTACAAGCGCGCCAAGATGGCGTGCTGAACGAGCAGCAGGCAGACAGGGCCCAAGCGGCCGAGATCGTCATGCGCGGCTTGGCCAACTTGGGCGTCATCGCGCTGATTGATGAAGCAACCGGCTATCAGGACACCCGGGACCGGGACGCACTTCAGGCCATCCTCGACAAGTATCTACAAAAAGAGTTCGCAGCTTGGGCAAAGCGATTTCCTGATGCTTTCTATCGCGAGATATTCCGGCTCCGAGGCTGGAGTTGGAATGCTATGTCAGTAGCACGTCCAGGCGTAGTCGGGCGCTACACCAACGATATCGTCTACGAAAGACTCGCACCCGGCATCCTTGAAGAACTTCAACGACTCAATCCTACGCACGAGGAAGGCGGCCGGGCCCGTAAGCACCATCAGTTTCTGACGGACGATATCGGCCACCCCGCACTTGCACAGCACCTACACGCCGTTATTGGTCTAATGCGCGCTTCAGCCACTTGGGAGCAATTCAAGTCACTACTGGATCGAGCCTTTCCGAAGAAAGGGACTCAGTTGCAACTGCTCCTTTCCGACGATTGA
- a CDS encoding IS1595 family transposase — MTNPETLSTFQFFQKFPDEEAARKHFEAQRWSKEPVCGHCGSVNVTEVKGHKPMPYRCKNCRKHFSVRTGTVLAESRLPLQKWLLAIYMLTSARKGIPSTQMARELGVTQKTAWFLAQRIRETWLKDRGDYMDGDQMQVDETYVGGREKNKHSSKKLNAGRGTVGKTAVVGIRSAFGEVRAVVVENTKAATLERFVREHCKTGATIVTDTHGGYIGLEAAGFQHIRINHSAGEYIRDMAHTNGIESFWALLKRGYIGVYHYMSTKHLHRYVKEFSFRHNTAKIGTMDFINMTIARMAGERLTYRGLIHA, encoded by the coding sequence ATGACGAACCCCGAGACGCTCTCGACATTCCAGTTCTTCCAGAAGTTTCCTGACGAGGAAGCCGCTCGAAAGCATTTCGAGGCGCAGCGGTGGAGTAAAGAGCCGGTCTGCGGCCACTGTGGTTCTGTCAACGTGACAGAGGTCAAGGGCCACAAGCCGATGCCTTACCGCTGCAAGAATTGCCGGAAGCATTTCAGCGTTCGCACCGGCACGGTCTTGGCCGAAAGCCGCCTGCCGCTCCAGAAGTGGCTGCTGGCGATCTACATGCTGACCAGCGCGCGCAAGGGCATCCCAAGCACACAGATGGCCCGAGAGTTGGGTGTTACCCAGAAGACGGCGTGGTTCCTCGCGCAGCGCATTCGGGAAACTTGGCTAAAGGATCGCGGAGATTACATGGACGGCGATCAGATGCAGGTTGACGAAACCTACGTTGGCGGCCGTGAGAAAAACAAGCATTCCAGCAAGAAGCTGAACGCCGGGCGCGGCACAGTCGGGAAAACCGCAGTGGTTGGCATCCGCTCCGCATTCGGCGAGGTCCGGGCTGTCGTTGTCGAGAACACGAAGGCTGCTACCCTTGAGCGGTTTGTGCGCGAACACTGCAAGACCGGCGCAACCATCGTAACGGATACTCATGGCGGCTACATCGGCCTTGAGGCTGCGGGCTTCCAGCACATCCGCATCAATCACTCGGCTGGCGAGTATATCCGCGACATGGCCCATACCAACGGTATCGAGAGCTTCTGGGCCCTCCTCAAGCGGGGTTACATTGGCGTCTATCATTATATGAGCACCAAGCACCTGCACCGCTATGTGAAAGAGTTCTCCTTCCGGCACAATACTGCCAAGATCGGAACGATGGACTTCATTAACATGACCATCGCCCGCATGGCTGGCGAGCGCCTTACCTACAGAGGACTAATCCATGCCTGA